One window of Thermogemmata fonticola genomic DNA carries:
- a CDS encoding CHAD domain-containing protein, giving the protein MAEGKWIEGLTATMPVSAAAHKVLSIRLAVVRHYLPLAAERPEDDIEHVHQLRVSTRRAGAALRVFRDVLPNRPRRRVRRLLRRLRRAAGQARDWDVFLLNLPQARALQTAASRPAADFLLGYGLGQRHAAQLLLVQAAEQEGADLNTAADELLEALEQPRDNDDPPLRSFALEQFHPLFTDFHQGVLADPAQPAELHQLRISGKRLRYALEIFIPCFPEWFQQQLYPAVEELQELLGTLQDAVVGSERLKDLAAHLRRHFPHYWPRLRPGLDGRIRSLRAQIPALRKAFQKWRSRWLDLAEQVHEVLPALTASAARS; this is encoded by the coding sequence ATGGCCGAGGGCAAATGGATCGAAGGGTTGACGGCAACGATGCCGGTGTCCGCGGCAGCGCACAAGGTGCTGAGCATCCGTCTCGCGGTGGTCCGGCACTATTTGCCGCTGGCGGCGGAGCGGCCGGAGGACGACATCGAGCATGTCCACCAGTTGCGCGTGAGCACGCGCCGGGCGGGCGCCGCTTTGCGCGTCTTCCGGGACGTGTTGCCCAACCGCCCCCGTCGCCGGGTCCGCCGCCTTCTTCGCCGCCTGCGCCGCGCTGCCGGCCAAGCTCGTGACTGGGATGTCTTCCTCCTGAATCTGCCCCAGGCCCGCGCCTTGCAGACCGCCGCCAGCCGCCCGGCTGCCGACTTCCTCCTCGGTTATGGCCTGGGACAACGGCACGCCGCCCAGCTCCTGCTGGTCCAGGCTGCGGAACAGGAGGGAGCTGACCTCAACACCGCTGCCGACGAACTCCTCGAAGCCCTGGAACAACCCCGTGATAACGACGACCCGCCCCTGCGCTCCTTCGCCCTCGAACAATTCCACCCCCTCTTCACCGACTTCCACCAGGGTGTGCTGGCCGACCCCGCTCAGCCGGCGGAACTCCATCAGTTGCGCATCAGCGGCAAGCGCCTCCGCTATGCTCTGGAAATTTTCATCCCCTGCTTCCCGGAATGGTTCCAGCAGCAGCTTTATCCCGCCGTCGAAGAGTTGCAGGAACTGCTCGGCACGCTCCAGGATGCCGTGGTCGGCTCCGAGCGGCTCAAAGACCTCGCCGCGCATCTACGGCGGCACTTCCCCCACTACTGGCCCCGCCTCCGTCCCGGCCTCGACGGGCGCATCCGCTCCCTCCGCGCCCAGATTCCCGCCCTGCGCAAAGCCTTCCAGAAATGGCGCTCCCGCTGGCTGGACCTGGCCGAGCAAGTCCATGAAGTCCTGCCCGCCCTGACCGCCTCCGCTGCCCGCTCCTGA